The Macellibacteroides fermentans genome contains the following window.
CGATTCATCATACACATATGATATTATCCAACTTCCTGGAAGCGGGCATGAGCACCGTAAACCGCAAGGCATCGCTGAAGGAGCGTTATGAAATTATGTGCCGCTACTACGGGAAGCTACCTGTCATCCTGCTTCACGGATGGTTTGCAGTACGCTTTTACTTTGCCAAATGGGTGAAGGGGCGGGTATAAACGAATTTATAATTAAAACAGAAAATATGCAGAGCTTAGCAAAGAAATGGGGCGGGCATTTGGCAGCCCTCCTTTTATTTACGGTAGTTACAATAGCCTACTTCTCTCCATCGGTATTGGATGGAAAGGTGATACATCAGGGCGATATGCTCAAGTTCTCAGGCATGTCTGAAGAGCTCAACAAGCATGCGGCCGAGGCCAAAGACGGTAACATAATCGCGTGGACCGGATCCATGTTCTCCGGTATGCCCTCGTATAACATTGCGGTGAAGGGAACAGCACCCGAATACCTTTTCTATCTGGAAAAAGCGATTAAGTCGGTCGACTTTAACGGGGCCAGCATGGTGCTCACCGGACTGATCTGCTTCTACATCCTGATGTGTGTAATGGGGATTCCGCTGTGGCTCGCCATCGCCGGAGCCATCGCTTTTGCCTTTGCTTCTTATAATCTGATTATCATCGAAGCCGGTCATATCACCAAAGCTTACGTAATTGCCTATATGCCACTCACGATAGCCGGTATGCTATTGTTGTTCCGGAGTAAATTTCTTTGGGGAGCGGTGCTGTTTACCTTGGGTGTAGCCCTTTCGGTATTGAACGGTCACTTACAGATCACCTATTACCTGGCGCTGCTTTGTCTGTTTATCTACATCGGCTTCGCCTGGGATCAGATCCGCCAAAAGGCAATGGTTCCGCTGGTGAAGATTTCGGGTGTTATGCTTGTGTGTGTTATCCTGGCTGTGTTACCTAACTTAGGGAATCTGTATGCCAACTGGGAGATGAGTAAAACCTCCATGCGCGGTCCTACGGAACTTACGCAGGCAACTACAGGAAGTGCCGCCAAAGTGTCCGACGGTCTGGACAAAGAATATGCCTTTGCCTGGAGTTACGGCAAGGGAGAGCTGCTCACCTTATTAGTACCCAATGCCTACGGAGGAGCTTCGGGAGGTACATTGGACAATAATTCAAACCTATACAAGGAGCTTCGGAGTAAAGGAGCCCAGTTAGGTAACGATGTGCAGAGTTACACCTATTGGGGCGATAAGATATTTACCTCTGGTCCGGTTTACTTCGGCGCTATCGTCTGTTTCTTGTTCGTACTGGGACTGTTCGTGGTTCCCGGAAAGCTGAAATGGTGGATGCTGGGAGGTTCTGTTTTTCTTACCTTGCTGGCATTGGGAAAGAACTTTGACGGCTTCAACGATTTTATGTTTCATAACCTGCCCATGTACAACAAGTTCCGTACGGTGGAGATGGCTTTGGTGATTCCGGGACTTGTATTCCCGCTCATTGCCTTCTGGGGATTGAAGGAGATCCTTTCCGGAAAGGTGGACGTGAACCTGCTGAAGCGGGGAACCCTTACGGCTTTAGGGCTTACAGGCGGTATTTGTCTGATTCTTTGGTTGATGCCGTCCCTGTTCCTCGATTTCCGCTCGCCCATGGATACCCAGTATCAGATGCCGGACTGGTATTACAATGCCTTGCTGATGGACCGTAAATCTCTGGCACAGGCAGATGCTTTACGCTCGTTGATTTTTATTCTGCTGGGCGTATCTCTTTTGTTCTGGTATTTTAAAGCGAAGAACAAAGAGAAAACAGCTGTATATGTTGGTGTGGGAATAGCTATCCTTATGTTGGCCGACCTATGGAGTGTGGACAAGCGCTACCTTAATGGCGACGACTTTGTACGTGAGCAACCTGCCGAGACCTATAAGGCAACGGTGGCCGATAAAGAAATACTGAAGGATACAGATCCCTCTTTCCGGGTGTTGAACCTGAATAATCCATTCCAGGAAACTACAACTTCATTTTATCATAAATCCATTGGAGGTTACCATGCTGCCAAGTTGCGCAGGTATCAGGAGTTGATTGACCATCGTCTGACGGGTGAGATACAGTCGATCATGAAAACTTTCCAACAGGCAAAGACTGCCGATGATGTGATCAAAGGACTGATGGTTTGTCCTACGTTGAATATGCTGAATATGCGCTATATCATTTACAATCCGGAACAGGCTCCTATACGCAATCCTTTCGCCTATGGAAACGCATGGTTTGCCCAAAAGGTGGAGATGGTGGACAATGCCGATGCCGAGATGGCTGCAATGAATCAGTTCAATCCGTTGATGGTGGCGGTTGTCGACAAACGTTTTGCTGCCGATCTGGAAGGTTTCACTCCTCAACCGGATTCTACGGCAACGATTGCACTTACCGATTACAAGCCGAATGTGGTTACATACCAGTCAAATACAAAAACCGAACAGCTTGCCATCTTCTCCGAGATTTATTATCAACCCGGATGGAAAGCTTTTGTGGATGGGAAGGAAACGCCTCATTTCCGTGCCGACTGGACATTACGCGCCCTTCGCGTACCTGCCGGCGAACATCAGATTGTATTCCGCTTCGAACCTGACAACTACATTATGGCAACCCAGGTTGCATCGGTAAGCTCGCTGATTATCCTGTTGCTGCTGGCCGGAGCCATAGCCTGGTCGGTATGGAATACCCTTAAGAAGGATAAAGAGCTGCAGAAATAGATTACTCAAGTTTTTAAAAAACAGAAGAGGGTGTGTCATTACTTAGTTTTGACACACCCTCTTTCATTTATTTGCAGTACCATTTTATCTTATTTATCCATGTCTTTGGTAATTTCCTGGATATCCTGCAGGGTAAAATTCCCAAGCAGCTGTATCACCGTAAACCCATCTTCGGTATCTGCCAGCATCAGCATGTCTTTTACCAGATCTCCTTTCATTACGGCATAGAAGGTTGCCTTGGTTTTACCGTCGCGAACGCGCATTAGCTCTTCGTGTTGTTTGGTTACCAACTGAGAAAACTCGTTGCGCATCTTCACTGTCAGATCCTTGCGTTCGGTGGTAAGTACCTGCAATGATTCCACTTTCCCTTTCATGTTCATCAGATTTAATCCTGCTGTCTGCATGGTGGGCATCATTTTAAACATGGCCTTCGAGATATAGACCGAAGTAACATTGTCCATGTCGGCGTATTTTTCGAACAGTTTACTGGTTGTCTGCGCCAGACCAGCCTGACTGAATACGATGCACAGAAGTGCGAGTATGATATATTTTGCTTTCATTGTATCTCTTCTTTATTATTCAATTGTTTGTTTACGATTTTATTTACCTTGTGAATTTCCTGCTGAGCGTCAGACACCTCGTCCAATCCTTTGTTCAGCTGAGTGGACATAAAGGCGAGCGCTTTATTTGCAGCGATGGCAGCCTCCATCGGATCAGAGAATGTATCGGCAGTGGTAGGTTTCTGCTGAACATATTCCGTCTGGAAAAAGAGAGCGGTGCCAATCACCAGAGCCGCCGCAACGCCTCCGCACCAGTATATGAAACGCCTTCTTACCAAAGAAATCTTCTTGGTCTGTTCTCCGGCAGCCAGGTTGTCGATATACTGTTCCAATCTTTCCGACAGGCCTTCGGGCAGCCTTCCATCCTCTTGCAGTGCCTTGTCGATTAGTTCGTCTATCTGTTTATCGTTCATATACGTTTAGTTTTATGTATTGCTCTTTAATAATTTTACGTGCCCGCGAAAGCAGTGTGCGCACATTGACAGCACTGAATCCGGTAATCTCTTCTATCTCCTCCATGGAACAGTCGCCAAAACCTCTTAGTTTCAAAACCCTCTTCTGGTTTTCCGGCAGCTGCTCAATCAGCTGTGCTACCCTTTCAACCTCGTCTGCATTTTCGAGTACGGTATCGGGCGTGTTGTAGCTGGCAATTGTAATGGTATCCAGACTATCTTCGTAGCGTCCCGATTTAGAAGACCGGAGAAAATCCATGCAAAGGTTTTTAATAAGGGTGACCGAAAAGGCCTCCGGATTGATAATGTTTGTAAGTTCCTCCCGTTTGTTCCATAGTTTGCAATAAGCCTCCTGAAGAATGTCTTCGGCATCGTCTTTATTACCCGTAAGGGCATAGGCAACGCGGAAAAGCTTCGGATGCAACGGAAGGAACGTCTGTTTGAATTGATCAGGACTCACCTTTACCGTGTTTGTTAACCATCCGTTCGATGTCTGATGGTTTGATTTTACCTTTTATACGTACCAATGCTGCGTCGCTGCCTGTGGTTACGATCACCATCTCGCGGATCATCTCATTTTCGATGCGGACCAGCACTTTGGTGCGTTCTCCGTTTTCGTTGGCGTTGACCATTGTCTCAAACTTATTGTCTTTAAGCTGGCTCACCGCCTTGCTTAGTTTTTCCTTTACATCATTGGTGCAGTCTTCCAACGAATACACCTCTATCCCGTCTACCCCCATCGTGTCCGAAAACAGACTCGCAAATTTCATGGTGATCTGTCCCATGCTGATGGTAGTTACATTGTTCATTTTCGAAAACTCCTTGAACAGGTCGTTTACATTTTTCTGACTATATCCTGCCTGGCATATGATTACGAGTGCCAGTATGGCCATGATTTTTTTCATATCTTTTTAAAATTTAAATTGTTGAATCTGTTTTCATCCCTCTTCCATGTGCACCTTTGGCGAGGCATTCAAAAAGTAGACGGCACAGCCTTGCAGGTTGTTACAAAAAAACGGAATAAATTTATAAAATAATTCGTGTCGGCCTATCTCATTATTCTACTGAAATTTATTCATCGAAAACGATTTGTGCGAAAAACATCTGTCATTTGTCATTTTTCAGCTCGGATCCCTTTATTGAAGAGGGTTGTGAGGATGATAGATGTCTTGTGACGGATGCAGATCATCTGTCATCTGTCATCCCGTACGGCTCCACTTCGGTTCCAGTCAAATCAAACCGCAGGCTTTACATAGTCCATTTTAATGAGTCTGTTTTATACACAAGCATCCGGGTACGAAGGAGATTTTCATCGTATTCTTTCTGTTCAGAGAGGATGCATAACCAATGGTTAGTCTTAACACAACGATGAACTAATCCAATCACTACCATGAACTATTTTTTTCATAACGAGCCATTATTCGTTTGACATATGTTAAACGCAAGTTACCCAATTGTTGAACGCAAGTTACTCATATGTTGAATGCAAGTCATCCAATTGTCAAACGAATAGTATGCTACTGCGTTACGAATAGTTGTCCGTATACTAAAGATTAAAACCCTTAAGGGAATATAGTACGTTATTGCCTAAATGAAATTACAACGTAGTGGACTTTCTTTTAATGGATAGTTAATACTTGATTTAATATTTTTCGGTTTAATTCTGTAGATTTGTACTTTAAATTAAATATAGACCTATTATGAGTGTGTTTAAATCTTATTTCTTGTCAGGACTTTTGTGTATGGGCTTACTGCAAGCCAATGATGTGGTTTCGCAATCTTCAACCTCGAAGGATAATGTATCGTGGAGCAATTATCCGGTTGGTAACATTATTTTTAAATCCTTGTCGCCCGAAACAGAAGGGGCTCGTATTTATCATGAATTGGTGTCGAATCCGGAAGATTATATTGCTTTGCAAGCACGGAAGGTATTAGAAACGCTTTATTTTTCTCCTTCTGATAGCATTCCGGGTATAAAAACGATTCATTATACCTTGAAAGAGTACGATGGGATTTCGGCAAAGGGGGGTAATCCTCCAACTATTTATATAGATTACAGTACAAAATGGGTGGAAAAAACCTTTGGAAAAGAATTGAATAAAGAAAAAGTAGATTATGAAACCCGCGGTGTTTTATATCATGAGCTAACGCATGGTTTTCAGTTAGAACCTCAGGGAATAGGCTCTTATGGAACAAATAAGACTTTCTTTGCAATGATTGAAGGTGTGGCAGATGCTGTCCGTCTGCTTAACGGTTGCTTTACAGAAAAAGACAGACCCAAAGGTGGCAGCTATATGGATGGTTACCGGACCACTGGATTCTTTCTTGCTTGGCTGACAAAGACAAAGGATCCGGATTTTCTTAAAAAGTTCAATCAAAGCACATTAAAGGTTATTCCCTGGTCGTTCGATGGAGCGATCAAGTACGCCTTAGGGAATCAATTCCAGGTAGATGGTCTTTGGAATCAGTATCTTACAGAAATGGGAGATATAGCTGTAGCAAATAATCAGGATCCCCGTTAAGTAAGCAGAAGAAAGAGGCATTGTTACGGAAAATTATAATGTTTGAACGTAGTTTATAACTTTTCCTGCAAAAGTTTCCCACGATAGTGCCTTTTTCTCTGTCTCTATATTCTTGAGGCAGGTTGCCAGCTGGTCGTTTTTAAAAAGGGTCAGGATAGCTTCTTCAATGGCTTGGGCTGTTATGGCAGAGGTTACTATACCGGTTTTCGGGATATCAATGCTTGCCGGGAAATCGCCCACCGGAGTACTTATCATCGGGGTGTCGAAATGGTACGCAATAGATACGACTCCGCTTTGTGTGGCCGAACGATAGGGCAGTATCAAAGCATCTGCTGCCGAGAAGTAGTCGCTGATCTCATTGTCATTTATATACCGGTTGAATACCCTGATTCGCTCTTTCGCACCGGAAGCATCGATCTGATGCTGGTATTTATCGAAGCTGCCGTAGCATTCGCCGGCAATTACAAGCTGATAGGTGTTATCCAGATGCGACATGGCTTCGATCAGCAAATCAAGTCCTTTATAATGGCGGATCAGTCCGAAAAAGAGTAATGTTTTTTTATCCGGATCAAGCCCCAGCGTGGTGCAGGCTTCCGACCGGTCTTTTCGTTCGCCGAATTGGTTGTACAGGGGATGCGGACTCACCATACAGGGGGCCGCGGGACGGATAGCGTGTAAATCGTTTTTTACATTTTCGCTGAGGGTGATAAATCCATGACACTGATTGAAAAACAGCTTAGCCAACGGCTTATCCATGGGCCGGGCTTCGTGAGGATAGGCATTGTGAAGCAACGCCACCACTTTACAGCTTTTTTTCATCCGGTTGGCTATGTGGGCATAACCGGGTACAAAGAAGCTCATCCAATAGGAGATGATAATCAGATCCGGCGCAAACTCTCTCAACGCTTTTTCCGTAGCAAAATAGCTGAAAGGATTGATGCTGTCTAATGTCCGAACACTTTCAACCACTTCTGCCTGATCGTCTTTATCTACATATTGTGTCTTTCCGGGGAATAATATGCCGGGATATAGTCGCTTGAAGTTAAATGCTTTAACCTGGTGTTCTTTGCCAAGCTCGTCATAAAGCATGGCGCTGAACTGGGCGATTCCGCCCCGGTAAGGATAAAATGGAGAGAGGATGGCAATCTTCATAATTGGATACATAGTGAAAGAAAAGAGGGTGAACCGTGTTGCCGGTTCACCCTTCATTATATTAATATCTGTAGTGTTCCGGTTTATAAGGTCCGTCTACGGGTACACCGATGTAATCGGCCTGCTTTTCACTTAAAACAGACAGTTTCACACCGATACGTTCCAGATGCAGGCGGGCTACCTCTTCGTCGAGTCGTTTAGGCAGGCGATAAACACCTATTTCGTAAGCCATCTGCCACAGATCTATTTGTGCCAGAACCTGGTTTGTAAATGAATTGCTCATTACAAAAGAGGGGTGTCCGGTTGCACAACCCAGGTTTACCAAACGTCCTTCGGCCAACAGGAAGATGGAGTTCCCGGTTGGAAAGGTGTACTTGTCTACCTGTGGTTTGATGTTTGTATGTTTGATATTTGGATAATTAACCAGCTTGTCTACCTGAATCTCGTTGTCGAAATGGCCGATGTTACATACAATAGCCTGATCTTTCATCTGAGCCATATGCTCGATGGTGATGATATCGCAGTTTCCGGTAGTGGTAACAAATATGTTACCCTCTTTAACCGCCTCTTCCATGGTGGTTACTTCAAATCCTTCCATGGCAGCCTGCAATGCACAGATCGGGTCTATTTCGGTCACGATCACACGTGCACCGTACGAACGCATGGAACGGGCACATCCTTTACCTACATCACCATAACCCAGAACAACTACTACCTTACCGGCAATCATTACATCGGTGGCACGTTTGATACCATCGGCCAGCGATTCGCGGCAACCGTACAGATTATCGAATTTGGATTTGGTTACCGAGTCGTTTACATTGATGGCAGGAACCAGCAATTCCCCTTTTTCCATCATCTGGTAAAGACGATGTACACCGGTGGTTGTCTCTTCTGAAACCCCTTTCATCTCTTCAACCGCACGATGCCAGCGCTGGTTATCTTCGGCCAGAATAGTATTGAGTGTATCCAGAATAACCTGCTCTTCATGATTGCCGCCTTTACGGTTGATGGTTTCGGCGTCTATTTCGGCACGGTATCCCATATGTACCAACAGGGAAGCATCACCTCCGTCGTCTACAATCATATGCGGACCTTTTCCTTCGGGGAAACGGAGTGCCATGTCTGTACACCACCAGTATTCTTCGAGGGATTCTCCTTTCCACGCAAATACAGGTACGCCTGTGGCGGCAATGGCGGCGGCGGCATGATCCTGCGTAGAGAAAATATTACAGCTTGCCCAGCGAACATCGGCTCCCAGAGCAACCAATGTCTCGATCAGAACGGCCGTCTGAATAGTCATGTGCAATGAGCCGGTAATTCGGGCGCCTTTTAGCGGCTGTTTATCGGCATACTTGGCACGAAGCGCCATTAAACCCGGCATTTCGTGTTCGGCGATTTCAATCTCCTTGCGACCAAACTCGGCCAAACTCATATCCGCTACTTTATAAGGCAGCGTGGTTGGAAATAGTTGTGACATATTGAATAAAATAGATTGTTCAGTTTGCAAAGGTAAATAAAAAGCATGAAGTTAGTTGTTAAGGAAAAGAAAAAGAGAGCTTTCCATAGGGGAAGGCTCTCTTCTATATGCTCATTGAGGGGTTATTCCCTGTTCTTTGAGTAGTTGTAACCCGATATCTTTGAGTTTATATTTTTGGATCTTGCCACTTCCCGTCAATGGAAAGCCGTCAATGAAGAATACATATTTTGGTATTTTATGGCGGGCTATTTTACCCCGGCAGAAATCTTTGACAATTTCTTCGGTAAGAGTCACGCCCTCTTTTTGAATGATAAAGGCTCCTACCTCTTCTCCATATTTCTGCGAGGCGATGGCGGCAACCTGTACATCTTTTACACCTTCCAGGTGGTATAGGAACTCTTCTATTTCGCGGGGGTAAATATTTTCACCTCCCCGAATGATCATATCTTTTATCCGGCCGGTTATTACATAGTTTCCTTGTTCATTTTTGATACCCAGATCGCCGCTGTGTAACCAGCCATCCTTATCGATAACTTCGGCGGTAGCTTCCGGATTTTTATAGTAGCCTTTCATAACAAGGTATCCGCGGCAGCATATTTCCCCCTGAACACCCTGAGGACATTCTTCTCCGGTTTCCGGATTTACAATCTTCACTTCCGTGTGAGGGTATTCTTTTCCAACTGTAGTACATCTTTCTTCGAAGGAATCATCCAGGGTTGTATGAGTCATTCCCGGTGAACTTTCGGTAAGTCCATATACACTAGTTATATGTGTAATATGCATCTTATCTGTTACTGCACGCATCAGCTCAATGGGGCATAAGGCTCCTGCCATGATCCCTGTTCGTAGCGAGGTGAGGTCGAACATGGAAAACATGGGATGGTTCAATTCGGCAATAAACATGGTGGGAACGCCATAGAGAGCGGTGCACCGTTCTTTGTGAACAGAAGCCAGAACCACCAGCGGGTCAAACTTTTCCACCATCACCTGGGTGGACCCGTGCGTAAGGCAATTCATGGTTGCCAGTACTACGCCAAAACAGTGGAACAGGGGTACACAGCAACATAGCTTATCGTTTTGTGTAAAACCCATGCCTTCTCCTGTAAAGAGTCCGTTGTTTGTTATATTGTGATGTGTGAGCATTACACCTTTTGGGAATCCGGTGGTTCCAGAGGTATATTGCATATTGGCTACGTCATGACATGTAATGGTGGATTTTACATCGTCCAGCACTTCGTCGCTGATGTTGTCTCCCAACAGTAATAATTCGGGTGTATTGTACATCCCTCTGAATTTTTCCTGGCCGATAAAAACCACATTCTTCATTTTGGGAAAACGGCTGCAGCTAAGATAACCTCGTTGAGAATTTCTAAGTTCGGGAATCATTTCGTAGACCATGTCTACATAGTTTCCGTCAAATACCCCTTCGGTAATACATAAGGTGTGTAAATCCGAATTTTCAACAAGAAATTCCAGTTCGTGCTGCTTGTAATTGGTATTTACAGTTACCAATACCGCTCCGATTTTAGCTCCGGCATACAGAAAGGTAAGCCAGTCGGGAACATTGGTTGCCCAGATTCCTACATGGGTTCCTTTTGTTACACCGATAGCCAGCAATCCTTTGGCCATTTTGTCTACCCGTTCGTTAAACTCCTTCCAGGTGAAACGCAGGTCGCGGTCCGAATAAACAAGGTATTCTTTATCGGGTGTTGTCTCGGCCCAATGCTCAAGCCATTGTCCGATTGTTTTGTCTTGTAATTCCATAAAGAGATGATAATTAGTATGGCGTATATACTACAGCCAGTATTTTAGCTGTACTGCCGGCTCCGGCATGTACATGATGGGCTACAATCGAATCGTAATAAATGCTGTCTCCCTCTTCAAGGATGTAGGTGTTTTTGCCGTAATTGATCTCTACGATACCTTCAAGAACATAGATAAATTCTTCGCCTTCGTGTGTGGAAAGGATAAAATCTACGCCCGATGACGAGGCAATATCGATCAGGAACGGCTCCATGTGTCGTCCCGACTTTGCTTTCGACAAGGAATGGTATTCCATGTGCTTGCGTGCTTTGGTGGCATTGTTTGAGAAGCTTATACTTTCTGTAGCGGTATTGTTGTCTTGTTTCCGACAAATAACCGGACCCAGCTCTGTCTGATCGTCGAGGAATGTGCCCAGACGAACTCCCAGCACGCGGGCAATCTTGATTAACGGAGCCAGGGAAGGAAAATCAAGACTTCCTTCTATACGCTCTACCTGATCTACACTTAATCCGGAGCGTTCGGCAACTTCCTGAACGGTGAGGTTTTTGGATTCGCGGATGCGTTGTATTTTTGCTCCTATAATCTTGTTATTTCCCATGATAATTAAGTTGTATGTATTTTATTAATTTTTCGGCTGATTATAATTTGTTACAAAACACGGCAAAAATACATTAAATATTCAAAGATTAGGCTATTTTGTGTGGTTTTTAATCTGTTTTTTGATTAAAAGGGAGTTGTTATAACAAAAGAAAAGGGCCCCCTTCAATGAAGAGAGCCCTTTAACTTCCTGAGAAGTTGTTTCTTACTTTCTGATACCAAGTTCTTTGATGATTGCACGATATCTTTCGATGTCTTTAGCAATTAGGTAATCCAGTAAACGACGACGTTTACCTACCAACATTTTAAGAGCTCTTGAAGTACTATAATCTTTGTGATTCTTTTTCAAGTGTTCTGTTAAATGAGAAATGCGGAAAGTGAAAAGAGCGATCTGGCTTTCTGCAGAACCTGTGTCTGCGCTAGACTTTCCGTACTTTTCGAAAAGTTCTGCCTTTTTAGCTGAATCTAAATACATGAATTCTACTTTTAAAAAATTAATACTATTGTTTCAAAGCGTGCGCAAAGGTAGCCATTAGTTTTTTGATAGACAACACTTTTACTTTTCTTTTTTCCATATGAAAGGAATTTGTCGTAAATTTGCAGCCAATAAATTAGTCTCAATGCAAAAGATTAGAAACATCGCGATTATCGCGCACGTGGATCACGGTAAAACAACGCTCGTTGACAAAATGTTATTAGCAGGTAAGCTTTTCCGTGAAGGACAGGCAGAACCCGACCAGTTTTTGGATAGTAATGACCTTGAGCGCGAAAGAGGTATTACGATTCTTTCCAAGAACGTATCCATTACTTACAATGATTATAAAATCAACATTATTGATACTCCGGGGCACGCCGACTTTGGTGGCGAGGTTGAAAGAGTATTGAATATGGCCGACGGTGTTTTATTGTTAGTAGATGCGTTTGAAGGCCCAATGCCTCAAACCCGTTTTGTACTGCAGAAGGCCATCCAGCTCGGATTAAAACCAATTGTAGTTGTTAATAAAGTAGATAAACCAAACTGCAGACCGTCTGAAGTTCAGGAAATGGTGTTCGATCTGATGTTTAGTCTGGACGCCACCGAAGAACAGTTGGACTTCCCGACAATTTATGGCTCTGCTAAAAATGGTTGGATGTCTACCGACTGGAATGAACCTAAAGAAGATATTTCCGCATTGCTTGATGCAATCATAGAATATATCCCCGAACCTGTAACATTGGAAGGTACTCCGCAGATGCTTATCACTTCGCTCGACTTCTCCAAATATGTGGGTCGTATTGCCATCGGTCGCGTACACCGTGGTGAATTGAGAGAGGGGCAGGATGTGATGCTTTGCAAGCGTGACGGTTCTATGGTAAAATCACGCATCAAGGAGGTGAATGTATTTGAAGGTCTGGGTCGTAGTAAAGTGAACTCGGTTAAATCGGGTGATATCTGTGCCCTTATCGGCATCGAAGGTTTTGAAATTGGAGAAACTATTGCCGATTTTCTGGAGCCCGAGGCTTTACCTACCATTGCGATCGACGAACCTACCATGTCTATGTTGTTTACAATCAACAATT
Protein-coding sequences here:
- a CDS encoding helix-turn-helix domain-containing protein, coding for MGNNKIIGAKIQRIRESKNLTVQEVAERSGLSVDQVERIEGSLDFPSLAPLIKIARVLGVRLGTFLDDQTELGPVICRKQDNNTATESISFSNNATKARKHMEYHSLSKAKSGRHMEPFLIDIASSSGVDFILSTHEGEEFIYVLEGIVEINYGKNTYILEEGDSIYYDSIVAHHVHAGAGSTAKILAVVYTPY
- a CDS encoding AMP-binding protein, encoding MELQDKTIGQWLEHWAETTPDKEYLVYSDRDLRFTWKEFNERVDKMAKGLLAIGVTKGTHVGIWATNVPDWLTFLYAGAKIGAVLVTVNTNYKQHELEFLVENSDLHTLCITEGVFDGNYVDMVYEMIPELRNSQRGYLSCSRFPKMKNVVFIGQEKFRGMYNTPELLLLGDNISDEVLDDVKSTITCHDVANMQYTSGTTGFPKGVMLTHHNITNNGLFTGEGMGFTQNDKLCCCVPLFHCFGVVLATMNCLTHGSTQVMVEKFDPLVVLASVHKERCTALYGVPTMFIAELNHPMFSMFDLTSLRTGIMAGALCPIELMRAVTDKMHITHITSVYGLTESSPGMTHTTLDDSFEERCTTVGKEYPHTEVKIVNPETGEECPQGVQGEICCRGYLVMKGYYKNPEATAEVIDKDGWLHSGDLGIKNEQGNYVITGRIKDMIIRGGENIYPREIEEFLYHLEGVKDVQVAAIASQKYGEEVGAFIIQKEGVTLTEEIVKDFCRGKIARHKIPKYVFFIDGFPLTGSGKIQKYKLKDIGLQLLKEQGITPQ
- the rpsO gene encoding 30S ribosomal protein S15, which gives rise to MYLDSAKKAELFEKYGKSSADTGSAESQIALFTFRISHLTEHLKKNHKDYSTSRALKMLVGKRRRLLDYLIAKDIERYRAIIKELGIRK
- a CDS encoding GTP-binding protein, with the protein product MQKIRNIAIIAHVDHGKTTLVDKMLLAGKLFREGQAEPDQFLDSNDLERERGITILSKNVSITYNDYKINIIDTPGHADFGGEVERVLNMADGVLLLVDAFEGPMPQTRFVLQKAIQLGLKPIVVVNKVDKPNCRPSEVQEMVFDLMFSLDATEEQLDFPTIYGSAKNGWMSTDWNEPKEDISALLDAIIEYIPEPVTLEGTPQMLITSLDFSKYVGRIAIGRVHRGELREGQDVMLCKRDGSMVKSRIKEVNVFEGLGRSKVNSVKSGDICALIGIEGFEIGETIADFLEPEALPTIAIDEPTMSMLFTINN